A single window of Cataglyphis hispanica isolate Lineage 1 chromosome 2, ULB_Chis1_1.0, whole genome shotgun sequence DNA harbors:
- the LOC126858875 gene encoding protein lava lamp-like isoform X3: protein MSSVYEKPSDTMEGSLPEAAIHTKETCEQNKNQLESLKEIMMRNQQSLKKKEEEVQEYARRLSKIKSRAKLSRHNKEGNSSSKDTIHLHKTESAAKDTTDDAIDDISQAKTPKAKSSLLQRKLAENRKAFEQRNKELTETKRVMEEKVEAIRQQLDETDLATEVHKDQLAVTPIKPFVITSDMMTPIQIEDIQEKEKKIMDLNSKIVELEATILDLQENLKEKDSVIDSKTKAVTLMSADLSKKGKTTLDTLEDTKDEMRTMQENFILIETSLKDKNNNLLKQLQERDNKISELEHTINRFEEQLKEQKIAESASADFSRSTMDTLAETKDAMKSMQENFVLIESSLKLKNDNLLQQLGEYEVKLVEARERIFQLESDAGIVTTPAVKDLQFRIEKLVQNNRQLLDEKYQLQKNVAELQDKIIAKKSVQNNDAIIEKDNKIAELENLIEELKQSNELLKEESKAEMQKQVTELSSRNGEYSNKIIDLEKQVHKLEAEKNDMIAKLSVERTILKKDDTMIKLTKELEDLNKSMIKLKAQHRSKVKNLQKQLEDFKMVSDTNAELVRLGNQVALLEEEKASAGDWQERVADLENKVSSQTKEIQMHIDAIATLENQKLDLMQELHTVKQEILALEAENAESENLRVSAEMKVVELEEQLEAIHKEHSENKLESLSESEYHELLKKVDALIHENSELYSKLNKMEEKGTSDTGSTESFEAIQVNNKNDLLKKIEDLEQKNNELTLKLTKLEERDGSHAGSTESFETINDTDRSELLKKIEQLIQENNDLTMKLNRFEEKGSDTGSTESFERIPEHNDNMTKIELLTQENNELVIKLTKLEEQLSQIECNVQLNAPKIDNSLETLKDDSSLRLQIETFTQEHDNLMAEIAKFKTQVEDLTEENNRLQDRIETLTAENTELVINCTKLEEHLEVQMSSQMSVQIIEYTDQIKVLMDRQQVLEKELTQLREASVEQSVNITSCETDDAKSKIVTLEKENAQMIMTIRKLEEHINNQKEELSKFSREKEELNLKLEHMACDDFSRERVELIDKLEKLNREKESVVYERQELHEQINSLLQKSSEEMSEIRKTEEVAQESQSVIVASLEKELENSKVLITEYKNQIEEMNMKLQSMEAELQKKAKQLLEYEASNEKVESLQRELNDMFATAEEWKFKYDDMQVKMQALEQGKISIEEAFKILENNHKELLEVIREKDAATSTLQEQFQDTINSLEMRLQDEIANVTAKEHEITALKAEIEKKDQELQTKYAQLQNGMISIDNLQEELYNYSLKLKENEAALSSSLGEIARLNDIIKQKEKDTQFLKKNISKITEALELTKSSEEFNEILESLRNKETNYIELQNKHKEVLRENSELLQKIEDISKDYENIKNELIKKEQEMNNLLMDKKELVAQIEEIKKDKIETEKRLWELQKILENQTTYAENMQSELTNEYKQMERLKINHTEEMMMLSTRLENVIEELVEKMQENDAMKAKLEEKQELLDKSVTEEMKTVLECKVAELEQKLSESENKFQMQSEKMKKIVATFNKKKIACQELEARVAELEEKWSTEKDEKEVKNKQIQEVEIAMREKDNKIADLEDKLLQTKNDIAEALANSEKFAKESTSLKERMTVLMEHNTEMGEEIEKQRTEIERISLEMTAEKTARENIITEYELYKQTASKEAEQKQAILDEIKEKARELSVRMQVMETEYVDQLATIKNLQAENGLLLSKQTQIDEKLENTEKESEERRVLIEQLQKEITTMTVAVQTPEQDVREDDVERIAQHCDHSEQCQNLVQALEARLQERQAEIENLNNELANSYGNIVLLHDESQRYNDMMMQTAQERFNQSLMDQTNTLQQEIDALRTEKSISEQKVSKLESKLEEYKRKNEKCKIEILETAESSVIESQQQQKHDDTLPLFDSAKILDTTITLDADKKEIKRLQSLLNEKENQCSEYVKEIDLLLKNIEEGKVHIQDLQNQFENSQSELKKIEYLLSEKNAKLESLNVELNKVTFQLNEFKVLQEQYHITEAEVERLRQLVAEKNMQIDSLITELNIVNQQMTMQSQQYADLENNLRTEISLKDMEITTLRTELTSTKETVQTLIIEQDQLNHILESYKLQIDNLVPETKTGNDNDSTQETSQQRNFQIELENALQKRDQAEIFVANLTQVLDDSQQNLQKSRIHKDSLKEFTSMEETVEQESAQILTSIEESVSQQESVQSAQSPTEKRIQQDTQLDIGLGWDYGSSEPLNVDEDSWGWNTEDVQLVNDLSTTPVQMNVETQLHLQIEDLQDRIKNLEEQNAKIAEDNKAAQIKNGKLVKKLKEYKVQIENLQQQLKMQKQAGSFFDLDTAIEEELKMQIAKLEKTLNEIKEEKKNIIAEKEALLKRFDVIVSANERYMEMKERQDIEVEVLRIQNKELSNKVQSLEWRLQENITDLQDIISSSSRQEDQIDPSSHEAESTAHNQPQKRSVESIDNFEKMSKKYKEEIDDLKDELEALAAENEQLQHFLEEQKAMMANLEPKSIDKSEELIEKLDALNNQNVLLQSALNKSKEEYDMLRKQYEQSLIDANDQVAAMRQNSDLLKTEFMEKIDRLETEINNLQKALEEKEAKINALMNSEEKLSIVNTSLTEVTELLNIRVQEVADLKQELQVQYVERQQAEATLQSNIQNLTRELDERKQELAALKEAFANKEHELIQQRSVETMSAIISEATQELVQKHAIEIEEKDKELHDLMEKLIAMQTTVDEYTLRLQDSTAKLEMQQQQIVYLKEDLTERNSIIGATQAEANLLNEKLQEKQQELIQYEEEKTKLATKIEGYLADIQHLQSQLNATEITTVNLQECNSHIHSLQQEIQVLKSEKESILLQYDQETKAYQAHLENNKEQIDALKQDLREKTEQLHYVSTQLCAKENDLEGIKAMMNDKNSLLEIVNQELNDKRAELERLRNERSQNSQTIDALSAFRMGSDDDAELQSTVDELKAQMETKQQELQHLKYVLSENTYPTIIQQMQDRINCLYNEKVTLEASLRVVKQTLTEKQEQVNVLTQRINDQNQDYISKEEVNSLSRDRRSAYDQEEIVRLQNELHVKEQEINELRYVIAEKDSQLCLQASMEPQSDEFELRETMQRLTGELYGKEQEVQTLKSTIVELQEKILHLKDFERLSEESRNAIERLTSEKEQIRIEAEEFLNNELRKKESEIDEIKQKLSEENQKLLAELQLKDNHIENLKMRLEELQVIVNDQNNKLEQNEKALMHAIDDLTEKERRLAELSITKDAEFHNLKMQIREKETRIEELLALSAEEEKQLDELRHILAVKETEVNRLKELLDQKVSEYELIQHALKKDVSVIEAAASKSLETVGIIDNKETISSELDLALYMLHQRDVRCEELTHELMQLLEERDTLQLRLSNAIRINEELRRMGGSSAEASPTKDLSSASQAVIEPVVEQLSPSKSEGPIEIAKEAIDIPIEDKEALALKLSQLHSVSHTKDVRLKDERELRHTQQMSLLAHRDVLSTLPPEAAARLVNANYTLSRDVQSQSSVLLNWLWGKSTPKVVHM from the exons ATGTCAAGTGTATATGAGAAGCCATCGGATACAATGGAAGGCAGCCTTCCTGAAGCTGCAATACACACGAAAGAAACATGTGAACAGAATAAGAATCAATTGGAATCTCTCAAGGAAATTATGATGAGGAATcaacaaagtttaaaaaagaaagaggaggaaGTCCAg gAATATGCACGAAGATTATCAAAGATTAAATCCAGAGCCAAACTGTCACGTCATAATAAAGAAGGAAATTCATCATCTAAAGACACAATACATTTGCATAAGACTGAATCTGCAGCAAAGGATACAACAGATGATGCAATCGATGATATAAGTCAAGCAAAAACCCCAAAGGCAAAATCTTCTTTACTTCAACGAAAATTGGCGGAAAATAGGAAAGCGTTTGAGCAACGTAATAAGGAATTGACGGAAACAAAACGAGTAATGGAAGAGAAAGTGGAAGCTATTAGGCAACAATTAGACGAAACAGATTTAGCAACAGAAGTACACAAGGATCAATTGGCTGTTACACCAATTAAGCCTTTTGTGATCACTTCAGAT ATGATGACACCAATTCAAATTGAGGACattcaagagaaagagaaaaaaattatggatcTAAATAGCAAAATTGTCGAATTGGAAGCTACCATTCTAGACcttcaagaaaatttaaaagagaaagattctGTAATTGATTCCAAAACGAAGGCGGTGACTCTCATGTCCGCGGATCTTTCTAAGAAGGGTAAAACGACATTGGACACTCTCGAAGATACGAAAGACGAAATGCGAACAATGCAGGAAAATTTTATCCTGATAGAAACTTCTTTGAAAGATAAGAATAACAATCTGTTGAAACAATTGcaagaaagagataataaaatatcggaaTTGGAACACACAATTAATAG atttgaaGAGCAGCTTAAAGAACAGAAAATAGCTGAATCAGCAAGTGCGGATTTTTCGCGTTCCACTATGGACACTTTAGCGGAGACTAAAGACGCGATGAAATCGATGCAAGAAAATTTCGTTCTTATTGAATCCTCATTGAAGTTGAAGAATGATAATCTTCTTCAGCAATTAGGGGAGTATGAAGTGAAATTGGTGGAAGccagagaaagaatttttcaattagaaTCGGACGCCGGTATAGTGACAACACCGGCAGTCAAGGATTTACAATTTAGAATAGAGAAATTAGTGCAAAATAATCGACAGCTTCTTGATGAAAAGTaccaattgcaaaaaaatgtggCCGAGttgcaagataaaattattgctaagAAATCGGTTCAAAATAATGATgcaattattgaaaaagataataaaatagcagagcttgaaaatttaatagaagaaCTTAAACAATCAAACGAATTGCTAAAAGAAGAATCAAAGGCAGAGATGCAGAAACAAGTGACTGAATTGTCATCTAGAAACGGAGAATATTCCAACAAGATTATCGATCTCGAAAAGCAAGTGCATAAATTGGAAGCGGAGAAGAACGACATGATAGCAAAATTGTCAGTCGAGCGAACAATACTTAAGAAAGATGATACAATGATTAAGTTGACAAAAGAATTGgaggatttaaataaaagcatgATCAAATTAAAGGCCCAACACAGAAGTAAAGTGAAAAATCTGCAAAAACAATTGGAGGACTTCAAAATG GTATCTGATACAAATGCGGAACTTGTTAGATTGGGCAATCAAGTGGCGTTATTGGAGGAGGAGAAAG CCTCGGCAGGAGATTGGCAAGAACGTGTTGCTGACCTGGAAAATAAGGTTTCATCTCAGACAAAAGAAATACAGATGCATATCGATGCAATCGCCACCTTGGAGAACCAAAAGTTAGATCTAATGCAAg aacTTCACACAGTGAAACAAGAAATTTTGGCGTTAGAAGCTGAGAATGCAGAGTCCGAAAATCTCAGAGTGTCTGCAGAGATGAAAGTTGTTGAGCTAGAGGAACAATTGGAAGCTATACACAAAGAACATAGCGAAAATAAACTCGAGTCTCTATCCGAGTCTGAGTATCATGAACTTTTGAAAAAGGTCGATGCTCTGATACATGaaaattcagaattatatagtaaattaaacaaaatggaAGAAAAAGGCACTTCGGATACCGGTTCGACAGAATCTTTTGAAGCCAttcaagtaaataataaaaatgatcttttgaaaaagatcGAAGATTTAgaacagaaaaataatgagtTGACGCTCAAGTTAACGAAGTTGGAGGAAAGAGATGGCTCGCATGCTGGTTCGACGGAGTCCTTCGAAACTATAAACGATACAGATCGCAGCGAATTGTTGAAGAAAATTGAACAGTTGATCCaggaaaataatgatttaactATGAAGTTGAACAGATTTGAAGAGAAGGGATCTGATACGGGTTCCACGGAATCTTTTGAGCGTATTCCAGAACATAACGACAACATGACAAAGATTGAACTACTTACTCAAGAGAATAATGAACTTGTTATTAAACTTACGAAACTGGAAGAACAGTTAAGTCAAATAGAATGTAATGTTCAGTTAAATGCCCCTAAGATTGATAATAGTTTAGAGACACTTAAAGATGATAGTAGCTTGCGATTGCAAATTGAGACATTTACACAGGAACATGACAATTTAATGGCAGAGATTGCTAAATTTAAGACGCAAGTAGAAGATCTGACAGAAGAAAATAACAGGTTGCAGGATCGTATAGAAACATTGACAGCAGAGAATACTGAATTAGTTATAAATTGCACAAAATTAGAGGAACATCTCGAAGTACAAATGTCTTCTCAAATGTCAGTTCAGATAATAGAATATACTGatcaaattaaagttttaatggATAGACAACAGGTCCTAGAAAAAGAGTTGACACAATTGCGAGAAGCTTCGGTAGAGCAATCAGTTAACATAACATCATGCGAGACTGATGACGCAAAATCTAAGATTGTGAcattagagaaagaaaatgcacAGATGATAATGACTATTAGAAAACTCGAAGAACATATCAACAATCAGAAAGAAGAATTGAGCAAATTttctagagagaaagaagagttGAATCTAAAACTGGAACATATGGCCTGTGATGATTTCTCTAGAGAAAGAGTAGAACTCATTGATAAATTGGAGAAATTGAATCGGGAAAAGGAGAGTGTAGTTTATGAGAGACAGGAGCTGCATGAacaaattaattctctcttgcAGAAATCATCTGAGGAAATGTCAGAGATACGAAAGACGGAAGAAGTTGCTCAGGAATCCCAAAGTGTGATTGTAGCATCTTTGGAGAAAGAACTTGAGAATAGCAAAGTATTAATTACAgagtataaaaatcaaatagaaGAGATGAATATGAAACTACAGAGCATGGAGGCAGAATTGCAGAAAAAAGCCAAACAATTACTAGAATATGAGGCATCGAATGAAAAAGTGGAGAGTTTGCAACGCGAGTTAAATGACATGTTTGCTACTGCAGAAGAATGGAAATTCAAGTATGATGATATGCAAGTAAAGATGCAAGCCTTAGAGCAAGGAAAAATCTCTATAGAGGAAGCTTTTAagatattggaaaataatcataaagaaTTGTTAGAAGTAATAAGGGAGAAAGATGCAGCAACTTCTACTCTACAAGAACAGTTTCAAGACACTATAAACTCGCTCGAAATGAGATTACAAGATGAAATAGCAAATGTAACTGCAAAAGAACATGAAATTACGGCCTTGAAAgcagaaattgaaaagaaagacCAAGAATTGCAAACCAAATATGCACAGTTGCAAAATGGAATGATTTCTATAGACAATTTGCAAGAGGAATTGTACAACTATTCGCTTAAACTTAAAGAAAATGAGGCTGCTCTATCATCATCATTAGGAGAGATTGCAAGACTCAATGACATAATAAAGCAGAAAGAAAAGGATACTcagtttttgaaaaagaatattagcAAAATTACTGAAGCATTAGAATTGACTAAATCTTCAGaagaatttaatgaaatattagaaagtttgcgaaataaagaaacaaactATATTGAATTACAAAATAAGCACAAAGAAGTCTTAAGAGAAAACAGTGAGCTATTGCAAAAGATTGAAGATATATCAAAGGATtatgagaatattaaaaatgaattaattaagaagGAACAGGAAATGAACAATTTGCTTATGGATAAAAAAGAGTTAGTCGCACAAATTGAAGAAATCAAAAAAGACAAGATTGAAACTGAAAAACGACTTTGGGAATTACAAAAGATTTTGGAGAATCAAACTACATATGCTGAAAATATGCAATCGGAGCTAACAAATGAATACAAGCAGATGGAACGGCTTAAGATCAATCATACAGAGGAAATGATGATGCTAAGTACAAGATTAGAAAATGTTATTGAAGAACTAGTCGAGAAAATGCAGGAAAATGATGCTATGAAAGCTAAGTTAGAAGAAAAGCAAGAGTTACTTGATAAAAGTGTCACGGAAGAGATGAAGACTGTCTTGGAGTGTAAAGTTGCGGAATTGGAACAAAAGCTTTCAGAATCGGAGAATAAGTTTCAGATGCAAtctgaaaaaatgaaaaagattgtggcaacttttaataaaaagaaaatagcatGCCAAGAACTTGAAGCACGCGTTGCGGAATTGGAGGAGAAATGGTCAACGGAAAAGGACGAGAAAGAGGTTAAAAACAAACAGATACAGGAGGTGGAGATTGCCATGCGGGaaaaagacaataaaataGCCGACTTGGAAGACAAATTGCTGCAGACGAAGAACGATATTGCAGAGGCTCTTgcaaattctgaaaaatttgcaaaagaatCAACCAGTTTGAAGGAAAGGATGACAGTGTTGATGGAACATAACACGGAGATGGGCGAGGAGATTGAGAAGCAACGTACAGAGATAGAACGCATCTCTCTTGAAATGACGGCAGAGAAAACAgcgagagagaatattattacagAATATGAACTCTATAAACAAACAGCGAGCAAGGAAGCTGAACAAAAACAGGCAATTTTGgatgagataaaagaaaaggcACGAGAATTGAGCGTACGTATGCAAGTGATGGAGACTGAATACGTGGATCAGCTTGCTACGATAAAGAACTTGCAGGCGGAGAACGGTCTCTTGTTATCCAAACAAACGCAGATCGACGAGAAACTAGAAAATACCGAGAAAGAGTCAGAAGAGCGTCGTGTGCTGATCGAGCagttacaaaaagaaattacgaCTATGACGGTAGCTGTGCAGACTCCGGAACAGGATGTAAGAGAGGATGACGTAGAGAGGATCGCGCAACATTGCGACCATTCTGAGCAGTGTCAAAATTTGGTACAAGCGTTGGAAGCACGTCTACAAGAACGTCAAGCGGAGAttgaaaatctaaataatgaGTTAGCTAATTCATATGGCAATATCGTATTACTTCATGATGAGTCTCAAAGATACAATGATATGATGATGCAAACTGCTCAGGAGCGTTTTAATCAGTCACTTATGGACCAAACGAATACGTTACAACAAGAAATTGATGCCTTAAGAACGGAAAAATCTATAAGCGAACAGAAAGTGTCGAAATTGGAATCTAAGTTAGAAgaatataaacgtaagaacgagaaatgcaaaattgaaattctaGAAACAGCTGAGTCTTCTGTCATAGAGAGCCAGCAACAACAGAAGCATGACGATACTTTGCCATTGTTTGATTCTGCGAAAATTCTTGATACGACTATTACTTTGGAtgctgataaaaaagaaataaaacgatTACAAAGTTTAttgaatgagaaagagaatcaATGTTCTGAGTACGTGAAAGAAATCGatcttttacttaaaaatatagaggAAGGAAAGGTGCATATCCAAGACTTACAGAATCAATTTGAGAATTCGCAAAGCGAATTGAAGAAGATAGAATATCTTCTTTCTGAAAAGAACGCAAAGCTGGAATCATTAAATGTGGAACTGAACAAAGTGACTTTTCAATTGAATGAATTCAAAGTGTTGCAGGAGCAGTATCATATTACTGAAGCGGAAGTGGAAAGATTACGGCAACTTGTGGCCGAGAAGAACATGCAGATAGATTCATTAATCACAGAATTAAATATCGTAAATCAACAAATGACTATGCAGTCACAGCAATATGcggatttagaaaataatctgCGAACAGAGATCTCACTTAAAGACATGGAAATCACTACATTAAGAACAGAATTGACTTCCACAAAAGAGACTGtgcaaacattaataatagaacAAGATCAGCTAAACCACATCTTGGAATCTTACAAACTTCAGATTGATAATCTGGTACCAGAAACGAAGACTGGCAATGATAATGATTCAACACAAGAGACAAGTCAACAACGTAACTTTCAGATTGAACTGGAGAATGCATTACAAAAGAGGGATCAGGCGGAAATATTTGTCGCGAATCTCACACAAGTGTTAGATGATTCACAACAGAATCTTCAGAAGTCGAGAATACATAAAGACAGTTTAAAGGAGTTTACTTCTATGGAGGAAACGGTTGAACAAGAATCAGCACAAATTCTTACATCTATTGAAGAATCTGTTAGTCAACAAGAATCCGTACAATCTGCACAATCTCCTactgaaaaaagaatacaacAAGATACTCAATTAGATATTGGTTTAGGTTGGGATTATGGCTCGTCTGAGCCGCTTAATGTTGATGAGGACTCTTGGGGTTGGAATACGGAGGATGTTCAATTGGTTAATGATCTCAGTACGACACCAGTACAGATGAATGTCGAAACGCAATTACATCTGCAAATAGAAGACTTGcaagatagaataaaaaatctggAAGAACAGAATGCTAAGATTGCCGAAGACAATAAAGCAGCACAGATAAAGAATGGTAAATTAGTGAAAAAGTTGAAGGAATATAAGGTACAGATAGAGAACTTGCAACAACAATTGAAGATGCAGAAACAGGCTGGCAGCTTTTTTGATCTGGATACGGCAATCGAAGAGGAATTGAAAATGCAGATCGCCAAGTTGGAGAAAActcttaatgaaattaaagaggaaaagaaaaatattattgctgaGAAAGAGGCTTTACTGAAACGATTTGACGTAATCGTGTCGGCTAACGAAAGGTACATGGAAATGAAGGAGAGACAGGATATAGAAGTCGAGGTACTGCGTATTCAGAATAAGGAACTAAGCAATAAAGTGCAATCCTTAGAATGGCgattacaagaaaatataactGATTTACAAGATATCATCTCTTCTTCTTCGCGACAAGAAGATCAGATTGATCCGTCAAGTCATGAAGCCGAATCTACAGCGCATAACCAGCCTCAGAAAAGATCAGTGGAATCTATTGACAACTTTGAAAAGATGTCGAAAAAGTACAAGGAGGAAATAGATGATTTGAAGGACGAATTGGAAGCGCTTGCAGCAGAAAACGAACAATTGCAGCACTTTTTAGAAGAACAAAAAGCGATGATGGCAAATTTGGAACCGAAGAGTATTGATAAATCTGAAGAACTCATAGAGAAGTTAGATGCGTTGAATAACCAAAATGTGTTACTCCAAAGCGCTTTAAACAAGAGCAAAGAAGAATACGACATGCTCAGGAAGCAGTACGAGCAAAGTCTAATAGACGCGAATGATCAAGTGGCAGCAATGCGACAAAACAGCGATCTTCTTAAAACTGAATTTATGGAGAAAATAGATAGATTAGAGacggaaataaataatttacagaaagCTTTAGAAGAGAAGGAAGCCAAGATCAATGCTTTGATGAATTCAGAGGAAAAACTTTCGATCGTCAATACATCTTTAACGGAAGTTACGGAATTGCTTAACATTAGAGTTCAGGAAGTTGCTGATCTGAAGCAAGAGCTTCAAGTTCAATATGTAGAAAGACAACAAGCTGAAGCGACGTTACAAtcgaatatacaaaatttaacaagAGAACTAGACGAGAGGAAACAAGAATTGGCAGCTTTGAAGGAAGCATTTGCCAACAAGGAACACGAATTAATACAGCAAAGGAGTGTAGAAACAATGAGCGCTATTATTAGTGAAGCTACTCAAGAATTAGTCCAGAAGCATGCGATAGAGatcgaagaaaaagataaggaATTGCACGATCTAATGGAAAAGTTGATTGCAATGCAAACGACGGTTGATGAGTACACCTTAAGGTTGCAAGATAGCACGGCTAAATTGGAGATGCAACAACAacaaattgtatatttgaaaGAGGATCTAACAGAGCGAAATTCAATAATTGGAGCTACTCAAGCTGAAGCAAATTTgttgaatgaaaaattgcaagagAAACAACAAGAGTTAATACAATATGAGGAAGAAAAAACCAAACTTGCGACAAAAATAGAAGGGTACTTAGCGGACATCCAACATCTGCAGAGTCAATTGAACGCCACAGAAATAACCACAGTTAATCTACAAGAGTGTAATTCGCATATTCATAGCTTGCAGCAAGAAATTCAAGTTCTAAAATCAGAGAAAGAATCGATCTTGCTGCAGTACGATCAGGAGACGAAGGCGTATCAGGCTCATCTGGAAAACAATAAAGAACAGATTGATGCTTTAAAGCAAGATCTGCGAGAGAAGACCGAACAATTGCATTACGTAAGTACACAATTATGCGCCAAGGAGAATGATTTGGAAGGGATTAAAGCAATGATGAATGACAAAAATTCTTTGCTGGAGATCGTGAATCAAGAATTGAATGACAAACGTGCCGAATTGGAAAGATTGCGCAATGAGCGGTCACAGAATTCTCAGACGATCGACGCTCTCTCTGCTTTTAGAATGGGCAGTGACGACGATGCGGAGCTGCAAAGCACTGTAGACGAGTTAAAGGCACAGATGGAAACTAAACAACAAGAATTGCAACATTTAAAGTACGTTTTGAGCGAGAATACGTATCCTACAATCATTCAGCAAATGCAAGATAGAATTAATTGTCtatataacgaaaaagttACATTGGAAGCTTCTTTGCGAGTAGTTAAGCAGACTTTAACGGAGAAACAGGAACAAGTAAATGTTTTAACGCAGCGCATTAACGATCAGAATCAGGACTATATTTCCAAGGAGGAAGTCAATTCGCTTTCCAGAGACCGAAGATCCGCGTACGATCAAGAAGAAATCGTTAGGTTGCAGAATGAACTGCATGTGAAAGAACAAGAAATTAATGAACTGAGATATGTTATAGCTGAGAAAGACTCGCAATTATGTTTGCAAGCTAGTATGGAGCCGCAATCGGATGAATTTGAATTACGCGAAACTATGCAGAGATTAACGGGAGAATTATATGGCAAAGAGCAGGAAGTGCAAACGTTAAAGTCAACTATCGTGGAGTTGCAAGAAAAAATCTTGCATCTTAAAGATTTTGAAAGGCTTTCTGAGGAGAGCAGAAATGCCATCGAGAGGCTAACTTCAGAAAAAGAGCAGATTCGTATTGAGGCTGAAGAATTCCTGAATAACGAGTTGCGAAAGAAAGAATCCGAGATTGATGAAATCAAGCAGAAACTATCAGAAGAAAATCAAAAGTTATTGGCAGAACTTCAGTTGAAGGATAATCATATCGAGAATCTTAAGATGCGCTTAGAAGAATTGCAGGTAATTGTGAATGATCAGAATAATAAGCTCGAACAGAATGAGAAAGCATTGATGCATGCAATCGATGATCTGACGGAGAAGGAAAGAAGACTGGCCGAGTTGAGCATCACCAAAGACGCTGAGTttcataatttgaaaatgcAGATTCGCGAAAAGGAGACGCGTATAGAAGAACTCTTGGCATTATCCGCTGAAGAGGAGAAACAATTAGACGAGCTAAGGCATATATTGGCGGTTAAAGAGACAGAGGTGAATAGGCTGAAGGAATTGTTAGACCAGAAGGTATCAGAATATGAACTGATACAGCacgctttaaaaaaagacgTGTCCGTCATCGAGGCTGCGGCATCGAAGAGTTTGGAAACTGTTGGAATAATCGACAACAAGGAGACCATCTCTAGTGAGTTGGACCTCGCATTGTACATGCTTCATCAAAGAGACGTCAGATGTGAAGAGTTGACTCATGAACTGATGCAATTGCTTGAGGAGCGTGATACATTACAACTGCGATTGTCTAATGCAATTCGAATAAACGAAGAATTGAGGAGGATGGGCGGGAGTAGCGCTGAAGCGAGTCCAACGAAAGACTTATCATCGGCCTCACAAGCAGTGATTGAACCCGTTGTAGAACAACTTTCACCTTCAAAGTCCGAAGGACCAATTGAGATTGCAAAGGAAGCCATCGATATTCCGATCGAGGACAAGGAAGCTCTTGCATTGAA ATTGTCGCAGTTGCATTCAGTCAGTCATACGAAGGACGTGCGATTAAAGGATGAACGAGAGTTAAGGCATACGCAACAAATGTCTTTGTTAGCGCACAGGGACGTTTTAAGTACATTGCCGCCTGAAGCAGCTGCAAGGCTGGTCAACGCTAATTACACGCTCT CTCGAGATGTTCAGAGTCAGTCGAGTGTGCTTTTGAATTGGTTGTGGGGCAAGAg CACGCCGAAGGTGGTGCACATGTGA